TCGAATCAACGATTGTAAAGCAAAGGTGCTGATCACCGCGGATGGGTTCTACCGTAAGGGCAGCGTGATTAATGCCAAGGAGAGCGCGGACGAAGCGCTGCTGGATGCGCCCACGATCAAGAACATGGTGGTGGTCAATCGCATGCATTTGGAGGACTTAACCATGGTCGAGGATCGCGATATCTACTGGAGTGAGCTCATCGAGGGTGAATCCAAGCATGCGAAGACCGAGGAGATGGACGCAGAGGACATCCTGTATATTCTGTACACCTCGGGGACGACGGGAAAGCCCAAGGGGATCGTGCACATCCATGGAGGCTATGCCGTCGGTATCTATGGCACCCTCAAGTACGTCTTCGACCTGAAGGACGAGGACATCTGGTGGTGCGCCGCTGATGTTGGCTGGGTGACCGGTCATTCGTACATTGTCTACGCGCCGTTGATGCTCGGGGTGACCTCGTTCATGTACGAGGGCGCGCCGGCCTTCCCGCACGGTAACCGGTGGTGGGAGATGATCGAGCGTCACGGCATTACCGTGGTTTATACCGCGCCCACCGCGATCAGAGCCCATATGCGGCTCGGCGATGAATGGCCGAAGAAGAACAATCTCAACGGGCTCCGTTTACTGGGGAGCGTGGGAGAGCCGATAAACCCCGAGGCGTGGATGTGGTACTATAATCTCATCGGTAACGAGCGGTGCCAGATAATGGACACCTGGTGGCAGACGGAGACCGGCATGTTCATGATCTCACCGCTGCCGATAACGCCGCTGAAGCCCGGCTCGGCAACGCGGCCACTGCCCGGCATTGCCGCTGACATCTACAATGAGGACGGCGCATCGGTGACCAACAAGGGCGGGCATCTGGTGATCACGAAGCCGTGGCCCGCGATGCTCCGAACGCTCTACGGCGATCCGGACCGGTATATTAGCGTCTACTGGAGCAGGTTCCCGGGCGTGTATCTGGCCGGGGACGTTGCCCGTAAGGATGAGGATGGCTACTTCTGGATCCAGGGGCGGTCAGACGACGTCGTGAACGTCTCAGGGCACCGGATCGGAACGGCGGAGATCGAATCCTCGCTCGTCAGTCACCAGGCGGTCGCCGAGGCCGCGGCTGTGGGCATCCCGCACGAATTGAAGGGCGAGTCGGTGCGCGTATACACAATCCTGAAGAAGGGCGCGTCACCATCACCCGCGTTGAAGGATGAGTTGCGGAAATGGGTCCGTGCAGAGATCGGCCCGATCGCCGTGCCTGACGAGATCTACTTCGTGGAGGATCTGCCGAAGACCAGGAGTGGGAAGATCATGCGACGGGTGATCAAGGCGAAAGCACGCGGAGAGCCGGTGGGCGACATCTCGACGCTTGCCAACCCGGAAGCTGTCGAGGAACTGGACAGGGCGCAATAAGTAAGCCAGCCCGTCCTTTTATCTTTTTTTGAACACTGACTGACTCCGCCCATAGCGCGTGAGCCACGCATTAGCCGGACCGCGATGGGCGGAATTTACATCCGCATAGGTGCTATCGGAATTCGTGGTGGGGGGACGCGTATATGCGCTTAGGTAAGCGATCTCGAGTGCTGAACGGGCTGAAGGCGCGATACCCGGAGAAATTTGCGCCCGAGGATCGGATCTTCGGACAGATCACCCGTGGTGCGCGCATCTTCATTGGCACGGGCTGTGGTGAGCCACAGTACCTCGTGGGTGCGCTCATTCGGTACGCCGAATCGCACCCGACAGCGATCTTCGATGCGGAGGTCTTTCACGTCTGGACACTCGGGGTCGCGCCCTATACGGACGAGAAATTCCGGCAGAATTTCCGCCATAATTCCTTCTTCATCGGCAACAATACCCGTGAGGCGATCAACCGAGGTCTGGCGGATTACACGCCGATTTTCCTCTCTGAAGTGCCTGATCTCTTCGCACGCCGGATCGTGCCGGTAGATGTCGCGCTCGTGCAGACCTCGCCACCGGATGAGCACGGCTACATGAGCTTCGGTGTCAGTGTGGATATCGTGAAGGCCGCGACCGAGAAGGCGGAATTGGTGATCGCGCAGGTCAATTCCTACATGCCCCGGGTGCATGGCGATAGCTTCATTCATATTGATAACATCGATTTTGTGGTCCCGCACGACGAGCCGTTGCTGGAATACACCGCGGAGCCTGAGGGTGGTGTCGCGCAGCGGCTTGGTGAATACGTTGCGCGGCTCATTCAGAACGGCGATACGATTCAGGTGGGTTATGGCAGCATTCCCAACGCGATTCTCGCGAATCTACAGGAGAAGCAGCATCTGGGTGTGCACACTGAGCTGATCAGTGACGGACTCGTGGATTTGATGAAGCGCGGCGTGATCGACAATA
The DNA window shown above is from Methanomicrobia archaeon and carries:
- the acs gene encoding acetate--CoA ligase, whose translation is MVTKELEVLLKEERVFRPSAEMVERSNITKWMAEHEIGSYEELLDKAQDIDWYWSEVAKELDWYKPWSKVLDDREAPFYKWFIDGKMNIVYNALDRHMVTGNKNKVAYIWEGEDGEVKKLTYRDLYNEVNRFANGLKDLGVGRGDRVAIYLPMIPELPMAMLACAKVGAIHSVVFSGFSAKALRDRINDCKAKVLITADGFYRKGSVINAKESADEALLDAPTIKNMVVVNRMHLEDLTMVEDRDIYWSELIEGESKHAKTEEMDAEDILYILYTSGTTGKPKGIVHIHGGYAVGIYGTLKYVFDLKDEDIWWCAADVGWVTGHSYIVYAPLMLGVTSFMYEGAPAFPHGNRWWEMIERHGITVVYTAPTAIRAHMRLGDEWPKKNNLNGLRLLGSVGEPINPEAWMWYYNLIGNERCQIMDTWWQTETGMFMISPLPITPLKPGSATRPLPGIAADIYNEDGASVTNKGGHLVITKPWPAMLRTLYGDPDRYISVYWSRFPGVYLAGDVARKDEDGYFWIQGRSDDVVNVSGHRIGTAEIESSLVSHQAVAEAAAVGIPHELKGESVRVYTILKKGASPSPALKDELRKWVRAEIGPIAVPDEIYFVEDLPKTRSGKIMRRVIKAKARGEPVGDISTLANPEAVEELDRAQ